GCTTGTTGTCAACCGCCATTGTTACTATTTATCTAGTCTTTAACAGATTGGTACTTATTCTTTAAGGGGTGGATCATTTTCATGGCAGAGTGCTTGCCCCCTTGATTTCAGATACGGTTTAATTACTGGGAGGGATATTTTTGTCTGTTCGGCCTGCACAAGAACTTTGGGAAACAGCCCTGGGGGAGATTGAACTTCAGGTAAACAAGCCCAATTTCCGCACCTGGTTTGCCAAAACTGTCGGACTTAAGTACGACGGCAGTGAGTTTATTATAGGTGTTCCCAATACTTTCGTAGCCGAATATCTGGAGGTCAATCAGCGTTCGCTGATTGAAAAAACCCTGATAAATATTACCCACAGCCCGGTTGAGCTGGGTTTCCAGCTTGTCCAGTCCGCTCAGGTACAGGCTGCCGCTCCCCAAACAGCCAGAGAAAAAACCGTTTCACCCTTTAACCCCCGTTACACCTTTGAATCCTTTATAGTGGGTTCCTGCAACCGCCTGGCTCATGCCGCTTCGCTGGCCGCCACCCAGAATCCCGGCAAGAGCTACAACCCGCTTTATATCTATGCGGCAGCCGGTTTAGGCAAGACCCATCTTTTACAGGCTATCGGCCATCTAGCAAACTTAAACCGCCGCAAGGCCCTGTATGTCAGCGGGGAACAGTTTACCACTGACTTTATATCATCTATCCGGAACGGCCAAACCGAAGAGTTCCGTGCCCGTTACCGGGATGTAGATTTATTGCTGCTGGATGATGTCCAGTTTATCGGCGGCAAGGAGCAGACCGAAGAATGCCTGTTCCATACCTTTAATGACCTGCATAACTCCAACCGCCAGATAGTCATTTCAGCAGATTCACCCCCCAAGTCACTGCCCCAGCTGGCCGAAAGACTGCGTTCCCGTTTTGAGTGGGGGCTGACGATTGAGATTGAACCGCCGGATGAAAAAACCCGCTTGGAGCTTTTGCAGCTTAAAGCTGAGCAGTCCGGCACCGAACTTAATATGGACACCCTGGAGTACCTGGCTCAGGAAGTAAAGCATAATATCCGCGAACTGGAAGGCAGCCTTAACCGGGTGCTGGCCTATGCCCGCCTGCTAAGGGCTACCATTACCCCGGACCTGGCCGCCAGAGCCCTGTCGGATATCGGCTCACGCCCGGTCAGGGAAAACAGCCCTCTCCGCCCCGGTAATATAATTTCAGCGGTATCCCAGGTATTTCAAATACCCGCAACCGAACTTTTGGGTGCCGCCCGTGACAAAGATACCGCTCTGGCCCGTCAGTTTGCCATGTTTATGCTAAAGCAGCAAAACTCCGCCTCACTGGTAGAAATAGGCCAGTCCCTGGGGGGCAGAAGCGCTTCCACCGTCAGCCACGCCTGCGATAAAATCCAGCTGGAGTTGGAAAACAGCGCCTTTCTGCGCCTGAAAATGTCCGAGGTTCAAAACCAGCTTTCCCAGCAGCGCCTTTCCCGCTGATATTAGCCCTTTTCGCCGCACCGCTTTTCCTTATCCTTATATTTTTCTTTATTTTCATTCTGCCAGCAGGGTGCTTTTGCCGGTTTTTCTATTCTTTTTAGACAGTCTTTCTATAACTTTATTATATTTTTCGATAACCGGGCTGAATTTTCGATAACTTTGCAGATACTTTGCTTTAAAAATAAGACCGGAGGACAGGAATAGAGTTTTTACTCGTAAAGCCTTATTATTAGTATTTCTGATATACTTAAAAATAAACCAGTTAAAGTTAATGGGATTTCGACAACTTAAGAATTAGATAACTTTTTAGATAAGGTGTTTTTATATGTTTGACAGAGTGGAAATACGGATTAAGTCCGGAGACGGCGGCAGCGGCAAGGTTAGTTTCCGCCGCGAAAAATTTGTGCCTTACGGCGGGCCGGACGGGGGTGACGGCGGGGACGGGGGCAATGTATATCTGGAAGCTGATTCCGGGCTTTACAGCC
This sequence is a window from Dehalococcoides mccartyi 195. Protein-coding genes within it:
- the dnaA gene encoding chromosomal replication initiator protein DnaA gives rise to the protein MSVRPAQELWETALGEIELQVNKPNFRTWFAKTVGLKYDGSEFIIGVPNTFVAEYLEVNQRSLIEKTLINITHSPVELGFQLVQSAQVQAAAPQTAREKTVSPFNPRYTFESFIVGSCNRLAHAASLAATQNPGKSYNPLYIYAAAGLGKTHLLQAIGHLANLNRRKALYVSGEQFTTDFISSIRNGQTEEFRARYRDVDLLLLDDVQFIGGKEQTEECLFHTFNDLHNSNRQIVISADSPPKSLPQLAERLRSRFEWGLTIEIEPPDEKTRLELLQLKAEQSGTELNMDTLEYLAQEVKHNIRELEGSLNRVLAYARLLRATITPDLAARALSDIGSRPVRENSPLRPGNIISAVSQVFQIPATELLGAARDKDTALARQFAMFMLKQQNSASLVEIGQSLGGRSASTVSHACDKIQLELENSAFLRLKMSEVQNQLSQQRLSR